A window of the Nitrospira sp. genome harbors these coding sequences:
- a CDS encoding ATP-binding protein yields MTAMTHRDRLVLAIAAACFLIILIIEEFAPVNVVGAYGYVLPILLVTTLRNRTIMLMMVLACVVATYLGLLQPTKPGRFQAAVINRSVVVGVLLLVAYLGVSWEERKAREEAARSALARETENLLKANTQLIQAKDQLNRSERLAAVGQLVASVAHEVGTPLHSIAWHVQALAEEPGATLEMRKRVAIIDDQLARVVRIIQDLLSSTRPRQPEPQWLPVEEVVSPSAVLMEPAFHEKGIALTVDIPKDLPLVWADKEKIHQVLVNVLTNALAATTGQGKVTVTAGNRAASSAELDRGRLVADGMSPLVITIEVRDTGCGMPEEDVQKAFEPFFTTKAIGKGTGLGLFLSRESAVAHGGSLAMTSEIGRGTTVTMTLPAMRSEPIHTREEA; encoded by the coding sequence ATGACTGCCATGACACATCGTGACCGCCTCGTACTTGCTATTGCGGCTGCCTGCTTTCTCATCATCTTGATCATTGAAGAATTCGCCCCGGTCAACGTCGTCGGCGCGTATGGGTACGTGTTGCCCATCTTGTTGGTGACCACCCTTCGGAATAGAACCATCATGTTGATGATGGTGCTGGCCTGTGTCGTCGCCACCTATTTAGGTCTACTCCAACCGACGAAGCCCGGCCGATTTCAGGCCGCGGTCATCAATAGGAGCGTCGTCGTCGGCGTCTTGCTATTGGTGGCTTACCTGGGGGTGAGCTGGGAAGAGCGGAAGGCGCGAGAGGAGGCGGCGAGGTCGGCGCTGGCCCGAGAAACCGAGAATCTGCTCAAAGCCAACACCCAACTGATCCAGGCGAAAGATCAGCTGAACCGGTCGGAGCGATTGGCTGCGGTGGGACAGCTCGTGGCCTCTGTGGCGCATGAGGTGGGTACGCCTCTTCACTCGATCGCATGGCATGTCCAGGCTCTGGCCGAGGAGCCTGGTGCAACGCTGGAAATGAGAAAGCGGGTGGCCATCATCGATGACCAGCTCGCGCGGGTGGTTCGAATCATTCAAGATTTACTGTCTTCTACCCGACCGCGCCAGCCTGAGCCACAATGGCTTCCTGTGGAGGAAGTGGTCAGCCCCTCGGCGGTCCTGATGGAACCGGCTTTCCATGAGAAAGGGATCGCTCTGACGGTCGACATTCCCAAAGACCTTCCTCTGGTTTGGGCGGACAAGGAAAAGATCCATCAGGTATTGGTGAATGTCCTGACCAATGCGCTTGCCGCAACCACCGGCCAGGGGAAAGTAACCGTCACGGCAGGTAATCGCGCGGCGTCGTCAGCTGAGCTGGACCGCGGTCGGCTGGTCGCAGACGGCATGTCGCCGTTAGTGATTACAATCGAGGTGCGGGACACAGGATGCGGCATGCCGGAGGAGGACGTACAGAAAGCCTTTGAACCATTTTTTACAACCAAGGCGATTGGCAAGGGAACGGGCTTGGGACTATTCTTGAGCCGCGAATCGGCGGTGGCTCATGGCGGCAGTCTGGCGATGACGAGTGAGATCGGACGTGGCACGACCGTGACGATGACGTTACCGGCGATGCGAAGTGAACCTATTCATACGAGGGAGGAGGCGTAA
- a CDS encoding Lrp/AsnC ligand binding domain-containing protein produces MKTKPELTAQNDFAIKQPTPGAIPYTIHGPAPGDHGMSDRAYVLINVLPGQTAAVVKALGDIKEIKTIDPCWGKPDIIATADIPDQDALTQLVLSRIHRIEGVTQTDTHLVYRLKEARTK; encoded by the coding sequence ATGAAGACCAAGCCGGAGTTGACAGCGCAAAATGACTTTGCTATAAAGCAACCCACTCCTGGGGCAATTCCCTACACGATTCATGGCCCTGCTCCGGGAGATCATGGCATGTCGGATCGGGCGTATGTGCTGATCAATGTTCTCCCCGGACAGACAGCGGCTGTAGTTAAGGCGCTGGGTGACATTAAAGAGATAAAAACGATTGATCCCTGTTGGGGCAAGCCGGATATCATAGCCACAGCCGATATACCCGACCAAGATGCCTTGACCCAACTAGTCTTGAGTCGTATACATCGTATAGAAGGAGTGACGCAGACCGATACTCATCTTGTATACCGTCTGAAGGAGGCCAGAACAAAATGA
- a CDS encoding IS3 family transposase (programmed frameshift) yields the protein MPRKRFTPEEILQHLRTVELETGKSLPVLDACRKLGITERTYYRWKKAYGGLCVDQAKRLKAVEQETLRLKRIVANQALDLAILKEGGRGKLLRPARRREAVRHAVTMLQVSERRACRAIGQVRSGDRYRPRWDQSQERVRERIIALAKEYGRYGYRTVTDLLRREGWDVGKDRVHTMWRQEGLTVPRKQPQRARLWHADGACLRLRPAYHNHVWSYDFGADRTQDGRPFRILNILDESTRECLASVVARRIRSQDVLLILADLFLSRGMPMHVRSDNGPAFIALKLRHWLKNLDVTLLYIEPGSPWENGSIESFNGKMRAQFLNGELFYTLKEAQIMTERWGRHSNTVRPHRSLGGQPPAPEALPLAS from the exons ATGCCCAGGAAACGGTTCACACCCGAAGAAATCCTTCAGCATCTGCGGACGGTCGAGCTTGAAACCGGCAAAAGCCTGCCGGTGCTCGATGCTTGCCGAAAGCTCGGGATTACCGAGCGAACGTACTACCGCTGGAAGAAAGCATACGGCGGCTTGTGCGTCGACCAGGCGAAGCGTCTAAAAGCCGTGGAGCAAGAGACTCTGCGGCTCAAGCGGATCGTGGCAAACCAGGCGCTCGATCTAGCCATCTTGAAAGAGG GTGGCCGCGGGAAACTTCTACGCCCGGCCCGTCGGCGCGAAGCCGTGAGGCATGCCGTCACCATGCTCCAGGTGTCCGAGCGTCGAGCGTGTCGGGCAATCGGCCAGGTCCGGTCTGGCGATCGCTACCGGCCACGATGGGACCAGAGCCAGGAGCGGGTACGTGAGCGCATCATCGCGCTCGCCAAGGAGTACGGGCGGTATGGGTACCGCACGGTGACGGATCTGTTAAGACGCGAGGGCTGGGACGTGGGGAAAGATCGCGTGCATACCATGTGGCGACAAGAGGGCCTCACAGTGCCCAGAAAGCAGCCCCAGCGAGCCAGACTCTGGCACGCCGATGGGGCGTGCCTCCGGCTGCGGCCCGCCTACCACAATCATGTCTGGTCCTATGACTTTGGGGCAGATCGGACGCAGGATGGGAGACCCTTTCGGATTCTGAATATCCTCGATGAGTCCACCCGAGAGTGTCTGGCGTCGGTTGTCGCCCGCCGGATCCGCTCGCAAGATGTGCTGTTGATCCTTGCGGATCTATTCCTGAGTCGCGGGATGCCGATGCATGTTCGATCGGATAATGGGCCCGCGTTCATCGCTCTCAAGCTCAGACACTGGCTGAAGAATCTCGACGTGACGCTCCTCTACATCGAGCCAGGGTCACCCTGGGAGAACGGCTCTATCGAGTCGTTTAATGGCAAGATGCGGGCGCAGTTTTTAAACGGCGAGCTCTTCTACACACTCAAGGAAGCGCAAATCATGACGGAACGCTGGGGGAGGCATTCCAACACGGTCCGTCCGCACAGGAGCCTCGGGGGACAACCACCCGCTCCCGAAGCCCTCCCGCTTGCGAGCTGA
- a CDS encoding Slp family lipoprotein: MKCASLSLSIALLCLVASACQRTSDMISDRLAGRVDRHLRYVDIKDHPETYRGKLMLAGGRVLSAKGTQDRIWIEVLHIPLSEDLIPTGRESNSKGRFVIIDRGDQVPDSAVFNDKEKRVTVVGEVLGATTIQIGDVKQQVPELVVKHITVWDWDHMKGGYGRYYGYGDPFPWAYRGYYGGSYYW, encoded by the coding sequence ATGAAGTGCGCGAGTCTTTCGTTGAGCATTGCCCTACTATGTCTTGTTGCAAGCGCATGTCAGCGCACGTCGGATATGATTTCCGATCGCTTGGCGGGACGTGTCGATCGCCATCTCCGTTACGTCGACATCAAGGATCATCCTGAGACCTATCGAGGAAAGCTTATGCTGGCCGGCGGCAGGGTGTTGTCGGCAAAGGGGACGCAAGACAGAATATGGATCGAGGTACTGCACATTCCGCTATCCGAAGATTTGATTCCCACTGGACGCGAATCCAATTCGAAAGGTCGGTTCGTTATCATCGATCGTGGCGATCAGGTGCCGGATTCGGCCGTGTTTAATGACAAGGAGAAACGCGTGACCGTTGTAGGAGAAGTGCTCGGCGCCACCACTATCCAAATCGGCGATGTCAAGCAGCAAGTTCCTGAGCTAGTCGTCAAGCATATTACGGTCTGGGATTGGGATCACATGAAGGGCGGGTATGGGCGATACTACGGCTACGGCGATCCCTTTCCATGGGCATACCGTGGGTACTACGGAGGTTCCTATTATTGGTAG
- a CDS encoding transposase yields the protein MLSRLRRSIPRLRVLASASGLRLHCLQQWFNLSDQAAAEALYDSRALRQFVSIDLGLDPQNRRKEWDPEMHQTKRGTQWYFVIKAHLGVDSQTKLIHAVAATAATAHDSQGSSDLLYGQETRVWGLMRPTAGGTT from the coding sequence TTGCTGTCGCGATTGCGTCGGTCTATCCCAAGGCTGAGGGTCCTGGCGTCCGCCAGTGGGCTGCGCCTCCATTGTCTGCAACAGTGGTTCAATCTGTCGGATCAAGCGGCGGCGGAGGCGCTGTACGACTCGCGGGCCTTGCGGCAGTTCGTGAGCATTGATCTGGGCCTCGATCCCCAGAATCGCCGGAAGGAATGGGACCCGGAGATGCATCAGACGAAGAGGGGCACTCAGTGGTATTTCGTTATCAAGGCTCATCTTGGGGTAGATAGTCAGACCAAGCTGATCCATGCAGTGGCCGCCACCGCGGCCACTGCGCATGACAGCCAGGGATCGTCGGACTTGCTGTATGGACAGGAGACGCGGGTGTGGGGGTTGATGCGGCCTACAGCGGGCGGCACGACGTGA
- a CDS encoding sigma-54 dependent transcriptional regulator produces the protein MQPATILVADDDVVARELLAEALRKEGYHVEAFANGEEVIARGRQGLVDLVLTDIRMGAVDGLTVLREFKRLSPNTAVVVLTAFGSLEGAIEAIKQGAYDYLAKPFKKEDIKLVVKRGLDHCRLLQENARFREELKSKGEWSPLVGSSTAMLEVYKLVARVAESKSTVLLQGESGTGKELIARAIHTNGPRRDKPFIPVNCGALPDTLLESEMFGYEKGAFTGAAGTKVGLFESANGGTLFLDEIGELGQALQVKLLRVMQDQEVRRVGSTTSTRVDVRIIAATNRNLEQLVKEGKFRDDLFYRLKVVPITLPSLVDRREDIPMLVHHFLQKCAAGTAHAVRGVLPETMALLTQYRWPGNVRELENAIERAVSLSHGPLLTPEDLPEVIRQSATTEAGARLSQVDQLDEVYLTLEEVEKRHLTRVLKETKGNKVKAAKILGIDRRTLYRMAERFGLDLGEEAEGAEKEPV, from the coding sequence ATGCAACCAGCGACGATTCTGGTGGCCGACGACGATGTGGTTGCACGTGAGCTGTTGGCGGAAGCTCTCAGGAAAGAAGGATATCATGTCGAAGCTTTTGCCAACGGAGAAGAGGTGATCGCGCGTGGACGCCAGGGGTTGGTCGATTTGGTGTTGACGGACATCCGCATGGGTGCGGTGGATGGGCTGACGGTTTTGCGGGAGTTCAAACGATTGAGTCCGAATACGGCCGTGGTGGTGCTCACCGCGTTCGGCTCTCTGGAAGGCGCGATCGAAGCGATTAAGCAGGGCGCCTACGATTACCTGGCGAAACCGTTCAAGAAGGAGGACATCAAGCTGGTGGTCAAACGGGGTCTGGATCACTGCCGATTGCTCCAAGAGAATGCCCGGTTTCGAGAAGAGTTGAAGAGCAAAGGCGAGTGGTCTCCTTTGGTCGGAAGCAGCACGGCGATGTTGGAGGTGTACAAGTTGGTCGCGCGTGTAGCGGAAAGCAAAAGCACGGTCCTGCTCCAGGGGGAAAGCGGGACCGGCAAAGAACTCATTGCGCGGGCCATTCATACGAACGGCCCACGCCGGGATAAGCCGTTTATTCCGGTCAATTGCGGTGCGTTGCCCGATACCTTGTTAGAATCGGAAATGTTCGGATATGAGAAGGGAGCCTTCACCGGCGCGGCGGGGACCAAGGTCGGGCTCTTTGAATCGGCCAATGGAGGGACGCTGTTTCTCGACGAGATCGGTGAGCTTGGACAGGCGTTACAAGTGAAGTTGTTGCGGGTTATGCAGGATCAGGAAGTCCGCCGGGTCGGGAGCACGACATCCACCAGAGTCGATGTCCGGATCATTGCCGCGACCAACCGAAATCTTGAGCAGCTGGTGAAGGAAGGAAAGTTTCGGGACGATCTCTTCTACCGGTTGAAAGTCGTTCCAATCACGTTGCCGTCATTGGTCGATCGGCGGGAAGACATTCCGATGCTGGTACATCACTTCCTACAAAAGTGCGCGGCAGGTACAGCCCATGCGGTGCGGGGAGTCTTGCCGGAAACCATGGCGCTCTTGACCCAATATCGATGGCCAGGCAACGTTCGAGAGCTTGAAAATGCGATTGAACGTGCTGTCTCATTAAGCCACGGGCCTCTACTGACGCCGGAGGATTTACCCGAAGTGATTCGCCAGAGTGCAACGACTGAAGCCGGTGCGCGACTTTCGCAAGTCGATCAGCTCGATGAAGTGTATCTGACCTTAGAAGAAGTGGAAAAACGTCATTTGACCCGCGTACTCAAGGAAACGAAGGGAAATAAGGTGAAAGCCGCAAAAATTCTCGGCATCGACAGACGAACGCTCTACCGTATGGCAGAGCGTTTCGGTCTAGATCTTGGAGAGGAGGCTGAAGGAGCAGAAAAAGAGCCTGTCTAA
- a CDS encoding IS630 family transposase — MDRATLERMSRKGKAAQRDILRARIILLTAAGGSDLAVAEQLRINRYTVRLWRQRFAEQGLAGLTYTPGRGRKPVLNDSVTELILTGAVHPPPHRQRWSCRSMAAAHQVSKSTVQRLWSKNDIKPHLTRTFKISNDPRFEEKFWDVIGLYLNPPDRALVLCCDEKSQCQAIERTQPGLPLGVGHIKTTTHDYIRHGTVTLFAALNYLEGKVVSMLAHKHRHQEWLKFLRQIDRETPAGVALHLIADNYATHTHGDVQKWLAKHKRFHMHFTPTSASWMNLVERFFRDLTVDVVREGSFKHVKELSHQILADLAERNAHPTRYVWKAEGEDILRKIHRAKRVLTV, encoded by the coding sequence ATGGACCGGGCCACGTTGGAGCGAATGAGTCGGAAGGGTAAGGCAGCACAGCGAGACATTCTGCGGGCGCGGATCATCCTTCTGACTGCGGCGGGCGGGTCGGATCTGGCGGTCGCCGAGCAGTTGCGGATCAACCGCTACACGGTGCGGTTGTGGCGGCAGCGGTTCGCCGAGCAGGGGCTGGCCGGGCTCACCTACACCCCAGGCCGGGGCCGCAAACCGGTGCTCAACGACAGCGTGACGGAGTTGATTCTGACCGGGGCCGTTCACCCCCCGCCCCATCGCCAGCGCTGGAGTTGCCGGTCGATGGCTGCGGCCCACCAGGTTTCCAAGAGCACGGTCCAACGGCTCTGGTCAAAGAACGACATCAAGCCGCACCTGACACGGACCTTTAAGATCTCCAACGATCCGCGGTTCGAAGAAAAGTTCTGGGATGTGATTGGCCTGTACCTTAATCCGCCGGACAGGGCGCTGGTCCTCTGCTGCGACGAAAAGAGTCAGTGCCAGGCGATCGAGCGCACCCAGCCCGGCCTCCCACTGGGCGTGGGGCACATCAAGACCACCACCCATGACTATATTCGGCATGGGACGGTGACGCTGTTTGCCGCGCTCAATTATCTGGAAGGCAAGGTCGTGTCGATGCTCGCGCACAAACACCGACATCAAGAATGGCTGAAGTTTCTCAGGCAGATCGACCGGGAGACTCCCGCAGGGGTCGCGCTACATCTGATTGCCGACAACTACGCCACGCACACGCATGGAGACGTCCAAAAGTGGTTGGCCAAGCACAAGCGGTTTCACATGCATTTCACCCCGACATCGGCGTCGTGGATGAACCTGGTTGAACGCTTTTTTCGGGATCTCACCGTCGATGTCGTGCGAGAAGGCAGTTTCAAGCACGTCAAGGAACTCTCCCACCAGATTCTGGCCGACCTGGCCGAACGGAACGCTCATCCAACACGCTACGTCTGGAAAGCCGAGGGGGAGGACATCCTCCGCAAGATTCACCGGGCCAAGCGGGTGCTGACTGTATAG